The following nucleotide sequence is from Cloacibacillus sp..
GGCAGGAGCCGGGGCAGATAAAAGATTTTGGAAACGCGATCATCGCGCTGACGGAGAACATCCGCCGCTGCAGCGTCTGCGGCGCGATCACGGATGTCGACCCCTGTCCCATCTGTACCGATCCGATGAGGAACAGGAAGCTGCTTTGTATCGTGGAAAGCGAAGAAGACTGCGTCGCGATGGAGCAGGCGGGGATATTCAACGGCATATATCACGTTCTCGGCGGCAGGCTTTCGCCGCTCGACGACGAGGAGATACCGGAGGAGAGCATCGAACGCATGCGGCGGCGCGTCGAAGAGGGTGGAATAGAGGAGATAATCCTCGCCACCGCCCCGCGTATAGAGGGAGACCTCACGGCCTACGCGATACAGGAGGCGCTTGAGGGTCTGCCGGTGAAGATATCCCGCCTCTCCTACGGGCTTCCCGTGGGGGGCAGCATCGGTTTTGCGGACCGTGTGACGCTGCATATGGCGATGGAGTCCAGAAAGGAGATGAGCTGATTTCGTAAAAACAGTGGAGTATGTTTCGCACAATAACGGACTGAAGAAATTTTTAGAGAGGAGGAAAAGAAATGCGTCATGACATGGAACTTTCAAAAGTGATGAAAAGACTGGTTACCGCGGTGATGGTTTTTATCTGCGGCGCGGCCGGCTATCAGTTTTCTCTGCTGATACTCAAGGAAAACTGGTGGCCCTCGATGTCCCTTATCCACCCGATAGGGACCAGCGTTTTTATCGTACTGTTGTCAGCAGCTTGCGGCTTTATTCTTGCACCTTTGTTCTGGTGGGCATTAATAAAATTCGGACAGTTTTTCGAATCCAAAATACAGAATGTAAGTGTGTCGGATCTGATCGTAAGCATGATAGGGCTGATACTGGGGTTGCTTCTGGCAAACCTGATCGCGATACCCCTCGCGAAGATCCCCGGAGGTGTCGGCGTCTATATCGCCGTGCTTCTCAACGTGGCCCTCGGCTATTGGGGGCTGCGCTTCTTCGCCAAACGCGGCGACGATTTCTGGAATATGCTGACGAACATTGACCTCAAGTCGAAGCTCACGCGTTCTAAGAAAAAGGGCGTCGACGGGGTGATCGAGGATATCGTCGGGCCGCAGGCCGTTGTCTCCTATCCGAAGGTGCTCGACACCAGCGCGATAATCGACGGGCGTATTCTCGACGTCGCCCAGACGGGATTCCTGGAGGGTACGATCGTGCTGCCGCGCTTTATACTCGCGGAGCTGCAGGGGGTTGCAGATTCCACCGATTCGCTGCGCCGCACGCGCGGACGCCGCGGGCTCTCCGTCGTCACCGAGCTTCAAAAGGTAAAGGGGCTGACGATCGAGATACCGGAGATGTCGCTGCGGGATCTCGGACGCGATAAGGTC
It contains:
- the recR gene encoding recombination mediator RecR is translated as MSLPGPVQKLIKQWSKLPGVGEKTARRMVFHLLRQEPGQIKDFGNAIIALTENIRRCSVCGAITDVDPCPICTDPMRNRKLLCIVESEEDCVAMEQAGIFNGIYHVLGGRLSPLDDEEIPEESIERMRRRVEEGGIEEIILATAPRIEGDLTAYAIQEALEGLPVKISRLSYGLPVGGSIGFADRVTLHMAMESRKEMS
- a CDS encoding TRAM domain-containing protein — encoded protein: MRHDMELSKVMKRLVTAVMVFICGAAGYQFSLLILKENWWPSMSLIHPIGTSVFIVLLSAACGFILAPLFWWALIKFGQFFESKIQNVSVSDLIVSMIGLILGLLLANLIAIPLAKIPGGVGVYIAVLLNVALGYWGLRFFAKRGDDFWNMLTNIDLKSKLTRSKKKGVDGVIEDIVGPQAVVSYPKVLDTSAIIDGRILDVAQTGFLEGTIVLPRFILAELQGVADSTDSLRRTRGRRGLSVVTELQKVKGLTIEIPEMSLRDLGRDKVDEALVVLARQLSGKVIATDYNLNQVAQIEGVDVLNVNDLANSLKPMLLPGEKVEIDIIRLGKENHQGIGYLDDGTMLVVEDGYRHVGERVKVTVTSMLQTSAGRMVFGRIHP